From Acropora muricata isolate sample 2 chromosome 14, ASM3666990v1, whole genome shotgun sequence, one genomic window encodes:
- the LOC136897840 gene encoding uncharacterized protein has protein sequence MDEHNCELLSEDRFDASSDFVEEQDYEYYDMSREYEKENDRFCENTEVSLLGLNIDSALSFNAHADKVCKKLASRIAVLRKIRTYLPLPQRIQYYNSIISPVMSYVSAIWSNCDKELFFRVFKLQKRAARVILYAERMAPSVELFNRLKWIPFYEKCKIDKASIMFKRIHGVLPSYLNEHISINNSRHSRTTRYSNFNVLCPRYNRETEGGRTFLVTGTKIWNELPLRIRMADSIRCFKHNMWTNIFSQQQFLSHFCV, from the exons aTGGACGAGCACAACTGTGAATTGCTTAGTGAGGACAGGTTTGATGCCTCCAGTGACTTTGTAGAAGAACAAGATTACGAGTactatgacatgagcagagagTATGAGAAAGAG AACGACAGATTTTGCGAAAACACAGAAGTTTCACTCTTAGGTCTAAATATTGACAGCGCGCTCTCTTTCAATGCACACGCTGATAAAGTCTGCAAAAAACTGGCTTCGCGTATTGCCGTTTTGCGAAAAATTCGCACGTATTTACCGCTTCCTCAACGCATTCAGTATTACAACTCTATTATTAGTCCGGTTATGAGTTATGTCAGCGCCATCTGGTCAAACTGTGATAAAGAACTGTTTTTTAGAGTTTTTAAGCTGCAGAAACGCGCTGCTAGAGTCATCCTTTATGCAGAGCGGATGGCTCCATCCGTAGAACTCTTTAATAGATTGAAATGGATTCCTTTTTACGAGAAGTGTAAGATTGACAAAGCGTCGATAATGTTCAAACGAATCCATGGTGTACTACCTAGCTATTTAAATGAGCATATTTCAATCAACAACTCAAGACATTCAAGAACTACGCGCTATTCAAACTTTAATGTACTGTGCCCCAGATATAACAGAGAAACTGAAGGTGGGCGCACCTTTCTCGTTACCGGAACCAAAATTTGGAACGAGTTACCACTACGTATACGGATGGCGGACAGCATAAGGTGCTTCAAGCACAATATGTGGACTAATATTTTTTCGCAGCAACaatttttaagtcatttttgtgTATAG